Proteins co-encoded in one Acidobacteriota bacterium genomic window:
- the cydB gene encoding cytochrome d ubiquinol oxidase subunit II, translated as MDLNHLWFLLLGVLLAGYAILDGFDLGVGILHPAARDDRERRIMIHSIGPLWDGNEVWLVTFGGALFAAFPSAYATVFSGFYVAFMLLLFALIFRAVSLEFRGKRESTAWRRFWDWGFFGASTLATFLFGAAVGNALAGIPIDAEGVFRGTFLGMLRPYPILLGLLTVSFAMMHGAIYLYLKTEGELQELVHRWMWRGFGFSLVCYVLATIFTLLWIPDAAHNFREHGWAWIAVVATVLAFANVPRAIFLGRPFYAFISSSATIAGLVFLFSLTLYPNLVISSLSPGNSLNIYNAASSEKTLRIMAIIAAIGMPFVLAYTTAIYWAFRGKVKLSDHGY; from the coding sequence GTGGATCTCAATCATCTCTGGTTTTTGCTCCTGGGAGTTCTGCTGGCGGGCTACGCCATCCTCGACGGCTTCGACCTGGGGGTCGGGATCCTGCATCCGGCGGCGCGCGACGACCGGGAGCGCCGGATCATGATCCATTCCATCGGCCCCCTCTGGGACGGCAACGAGGTCTGGCTGGTGACGTTCGGGGGCGCGCTGTTTGCCGCCTTCCCGAGCGCCTACGCCACCGTTTTTTCCGGCTTTTACGTCGCCTTCATGCTCCTGCTGTTCGCCCTGATTTTCCGGGCGGTGTCGCTCGAGTTCCGCGGGAAGCGCGAATCGACCGCGTGGAGGCGATTCTGGGACTGGGGCTTCTTCGGCGCGAGCACTCTGGCGACCTTCCTCTTCGGCGCGGCGGTGGGGAACGCCCTCGCCGGCATCCCGATCGACGCCGAGGGGGTGTTCCGGGGAACCTTCCTCGGTATGCTCCGCCCCTACCCCATTCTCCTGGGGCTGCTCACGGTCTCCTTCGCCATGATGCACGGGGCGATCTACCTTTACCTGAAGACGGAGGGGGAGCTGCAGGAGCTGGTGCACCGCTGGATGTGGCGCGGGTTCGGCTTCAGCCTGGTCTGCTATGTCCTGGCCACGATTTTCACCCTGCTCTGGATCCCCGATGCGGCTCACAACTTCCGCGAGCACGGGTGGGCCTGGATCGCGGTCGTCGCGACGGTGCTGGCGTTTGCCAACGTCCCGCGCGCGATCTTTCTCGGGCGCCCTTTTTACGCCTTCATCTCCTCGTCGGCCACCATCGCCGGGCTGGTGTTTCTGTTCAGCCTCACGCTCTACCCGAACCTGGTGATCTCGAGCCTCTCGCCCGGCAACAGCCTGAATATCTATAACGCGGCCAGTTCGGAGAAGACGCTGCGCATCATGGCCATCATCGCCGCGATCGGCATGCCGTTCGTGCTCGCCTACACTACGGCCATCTACTGGGCGTTCCGCGGAAAGGTCAAGCTTTCCGACCACGGCTACTAG